The following proteins are co-located in the Pedobacter frigiditerrae genome:
- a CDS encoding S9 family peptidase, protein MMKSILLSCFTFLFLFSNSSDGKAQGKIEDYQRAELFNGLIQNKIYHAPTNIKWLVDKKQYFYNILTAKGTEYLLVDANSLTQSSAFDQERLATALSSLTNTRLEAFKLPITNVVMNNNGTELSFNYGDKQWTYDLEIFKCKEITRQDNQRQTGYWGDRTADALDRKVKSPDGKWNAYIKNYNVYIKGTETTAKEFQLSFDGSEGEYYNVELAWSPDSKKLATYKVRPAKPHLIYLIESSPTTQLQPILQSRNYLKPGDALAQMQPALFHIDPKKQITVDQSKIQLQYALTNLEWRKDSRAFTFHYNERGHQKYSIVEVNAAGILRELITEESKTFIHYSGPKMYRYDLNDGKEIIWASERDGWNHLYLYDGEGKLKNQITKGEWVIRNVINVNEKERTILFEGSGMEKGQDPYFIQYYKVNFDGTGLVKLTTENGNHKAFFANDYSSFIDTYSRIDKAQITVLRDGKTGKILKELEQADINPLLKTGWKLPEVFSAKGRDGKTDIWGMIIRPSNFDSSKKYPVIEYIYAGPHDSFVPKSFVNDSRGSLHELAELGFIVLQIDGMGTSNRSKAFHDVAWKNLKDGGFPDRILWIKEAAKKYNYMDLSRVGIFGNSAGGQSSLGALLFHPDFYKVAVSSSGCHDNRMDKIWWNEQWMGYPIGPEYGESSNVDNAYRLQGKLLLILGELDDNVDPSSTMQVINQLVKANKNFDFLMVPGMKHSLGGDYGEHKRRDFFVKHLLGVEPPEWTWATNITIPKP, encoded by the coding sequence ATGATGAAATCCATCTTACTTAGCTGCTTTACTTTTTTGTTTTTATTTTCCAATTCCTCAGATGGTAAAGCACAGGGAAAAATAGAAGATTATCAGCGAGCCGAGTTATTTAATGGCTTAATACAAAATAAAATATATCATGCCCCTACCAATATCAAATGGCTAGTTGATAAGAAACAATATTTCTACAACATCCTTACTGCAAAAGGAACCGAATATCTATTAGTAGATGCAAACAGCTTAACACAATCATCAGCTTTTGACCAAGAAAGACTTGCCACAGCACTTTCTTCACTTACTAATACTAGGTTAGAAGCCTTTAAACTTCCAATTACAAATGTGGTTATGAACAATAATGGCACTGAATTGAGCTTTAATTATGGCGATAAACAATGGACTTATGACTTGGAGATTTTTAAGTGTAAGGAAATAACAAGGCAAGACAATCAAAGACAAACAGGATATTGGGGAGACAGAACGGCTGATGCTTTAGATAGAAAAGTAAAATCCCCTGATGGGAAATGGAATGCTTATATTAAAAATTATAACGTATACATAAAAGGCACAGAAACAACAGCTAAGGAATTTCAATTGAGTTTTGATGGATCCGAAGGAGAGTATTACAATGTAGAATTAGCTTGGTCGCCCGATTCTAAAAAACTAGCTACATATAAAGTTCGTCCTGCTAAACCGCATTTAATTTATTTAATCGAATCCTCTCCTACTACGCAACTTCAGCCCATCCTTCAATCTAGAAATTATTTAAAGCCAGGTGATGCGTTGGCTCAGATGCAACCTGCGTTGTTCCATATAGATCCTAAAAAACAAATAACCGTTGATCAAAGTAAAATACAATTGCAATATGCATTAACGAATTTAGAATGGAGAAAAGACAGTAGGGCATTTACCTTTCATTACAATGAAAGAGGCCACCAAAAATATAGTATTGTAGAAGTTAATGCCGCAGGTATTTTAAGAGAGTTAATTACTGAGGAAAGCAAAACATTTATCCATTACAGTGGACCTAAAATGTATAGATACGATTTAAATGATGGCAAAGAGATTATTTGGGCTTCTGAACGAGATGGATGGAATCATTTATACCTTTATGATGGAGAAGGAAAACTAAAGAATCAAATTACCAAAGGTGAATGGGTAATAAGAAACGTAATTAATGTAAATGAAAAGGAAAGGACTATCCTATTTGAAGGTAGTGGAATGGAAAAAGGTCAAGACCCTTATTTCATTCAATATTATAAAGTTAATTTTGATGGTACTGGATTAGTAAAACTAACTACTGAAAACGGCAATCATAAAGCATTTTTTGCTAATGATTATAGCTCATTTATTGATACTTATTCTCGAATAGACAAAGCACAAATAACCGTTTTAAGAGATGGTAAAACTGGAAAAATATTAAAAGAATTAGAGCAAGCAGACATTAATCCCTTGCTAAAAACTGGATGGAAGTTACCAGAAGTTTTTAGCGCAAAAGGCAGAGACGGCAAAACCGATATTTGGGGAATGATCATTCGTCCAAGTAATTTTGACTCTTCAAAAAAATACCCAGTTATAGAATATATTTATGCTGGCCCACACGATTCTTTTGTTCCGAAAAGTTTTGTGAACGATTCAAGAGGCTCCTTACATGAATTAGCAGAACTAGGGTTTATCGTTTTGCAGATTGACGGTATGGGAACATCTAACAGGTCGAAGGCATTTCATGATGTGGCTTGGAAGAACTTAAAAGATGGAGGATTTCCCGATAGGATATTATGGATAAAAGAAGCGGCTAAAAAATATAATTATATGGATTTAAGCAGAGTGGGCATTTTTGGCAACTCTGCAGGCGGACAAAGCTCATTAGGTGCCTTGTTATTTCATCCAGACTTTTATAAAGTTGCGGTTTCTTCTTCTGGATGTCATGACAATAGAATGGACAAAATTTGGTGGAATGAACAATGGATGGGTTATCCTATCGGACCTGAATATGGAGAATCTTCTAATGTTGACAATGCTTATAGATTACAAGGAAAATTACTTCTTATTTTAGGTGAGTTAGATGACAATGTAGATCCTTCCTCAACAATGCAAGTGATCAATCAATTGGTAAAAGCAAATAAAAACTTTGATTTTTTGATGGTACCAGGAATGAAACATTCCTTAGGTGGCGATTATGGCGAGCACAAAAGACGTGATTTTTTTGTAAAGCACCTATTGGGAGTTGAGCCACCAGAATGGACTTGGGCTACAAATATCACCATCCCTAAACCTTAA